One window from the genome of Hydractinia symbiolongicarpus strain clone_291-10 chromosome 1, HSymV2.1, whole genome shotgun sequence encodes:
- the LOC130636542 gene encoding uncharacterized protein LOC130636542 — MEKKNSDEDFSEIINYVSMYDWIASSTSAALDPSEQEDLYNIDMVDTFDTTLKDTYSNPHPTQVHDFNLTPEELDMCMRLNINDSLIIDQPKSQGPLQFNSRNPNFNSMLHEFEDNDVQMESSSHCADTTRTQVEEQNARKRTLQKLVTAIKSRLSNGETENSHATYVAQPMTEQVTLHISPEKNLLDEYLLNQSQNKASTELEFSDPVSTFEFAEYFTDPVQSVNSDHSSKIKKKTHHRNTSSTSWCSFSSMTSGYESTVGSCSNLSLDFLNDENLDSIAKEERGNSPEIEGLVSAPVDEIITTHRSSLQRVVANVADKKKRLKEKLQEKFRKQKAEDVNNANDIDLNNLSDNNDIKSPYSTQSLSSSNGTDNGNMDTLMELPKISNEKSGARKSGRDHRDVEKKYRDRIKRSTAELKKLLTFKGHQKQSINDVLQGATEEIKRLRKKIDWLEKELQYMKQKEQINKISSFPSDQHLYNNEEEEWKQVQQASTVARQSARDGAKIATFTVLFLFSFVNPIALLSGESTAFEGDHTFHSRELMSEGEEIITPQHSAFSQLLRVGVSLLILMFMLLRGNIRCKPNTKIVQCFKSQLRKAQTMINKHNYEGAKNILRLSLLIIGDRCPRTPYGQIVSYIWKNICHLLYQASLMKVLETIGRLALPSGLLHPQERSERQHAANLLMHAYQKLHEIALKDVSCTNLEADCYLMNVIHAAEVSGDHELLCTAYATAAVHMKEKAWLLSSFLQHYFADCADHQACLARQNSKVVVLEWIFDGKGYDYFTSGVWDLKKRPVFHTKDDNSKLDEADLLQTIFCQYQEFLLAESLKRIVIPEPSLRSDQDVEIGQSFLASLKSSSAIQKIDWSYMRIQSLYSWWVFVLKLLQRIEKHESLDELEETFEQKIHMLEQIITYSTHEFVVAIKSVLSAYISILNARKNNGTHEYEAMEAKIQHAAMLVKNLPRASQTVGTVNAKDIELQELISIACYTVIIETRYIHWLMNYHGNITEKELVILLHEQESLKTFCSANPHVSTKVKRYATIIEEMSGMNNAEIHRLTKRREFMISTCRQQKPRIVCVNC, encoded by the exons atggagaaaaaaaatagtGATGAAGATTTTAGTGAAATTATCAATTATGTGTCAATGTATGACTGGATAGCATCTTCAACTTCAGCTGCTCTAG ATCCTAGTGAGCAGGAAGATTTGTATAATATTGACATGGTGGACACATTCGATACAACCTTAAAGGATACTTATTCCAATCCGCATCCAACGCAAGTCCACGATTTCAACTTAACACCTGAAGAATTAGACATGTGCATGAGACTCAATATAAATGATAGTTTAATCATCGACCAACCAAAATCTCAAGGCCCTCTTCAGTTTAACTCTAGAAATCCAAACTTTAATTCAATGCTACATGAATTTGAAGATAATGATGTGCAGATGGAAAGTAGCAGTCATTGTGCAGACACAACAAGAACACAAGTAGAGGAACAAAATGCTAGAAAACGCACACTTCAAAAGTTGGTAACTGCCATCAAATCAAGATTATCAAATGGTGAAACAGAAAATAGTCATGCAACGTATGTAGCTCAACCTATGACAGAGCAAGTCACACTTCACATAAGTCCAGAAAAA AACCTCTTAGACGAGTACCTCTTAAATCAAAGTCAAAACAAAGCTTCCACTGAGCTAG AATTTTCTGATCCAGTTTCTACTTTTGAATTTGCTGAATATTTCACAGACCCAGTTCAATCTGTCAACAGTGATCATTCCtcaaagataaagaaaaaaacgcaTCACAGAAACACTTCTAGCACCTCGTGGTGCAGTTTTTCATCTATGACAAGTGGTTATGAGTCCACTGTTGGAAGCTGCAGCAATCTGTctcttgattttttaaatgatgaaaATCTTGACAGCATAGCGAAAGAAGAAAGAGGAAATTCACCTGAAATAGAAGGACTTGTATCAGCACCTGTGGATGAAATTATAACCACACATAGAAGTTCATTACAAAGAGTTGTTGCTAATGTTgctgataaaaagaaaagaCTAAAGGAAAAACTACAAGAAAAATTCCGAAAACAAAAGGCAGAAGATGTGAACAATGCTAATGACATTGATTTAAACAACCTGAGTGATAATAACGATATCAAATCGCCATATTCGACACAG AGTTTATCATCTTCAAACGGCACAGATAATGGTAATATGGATACATTAATGGAACTTCCTAAAATATCAAATGAAAAGTCAGGTGCAAGGAAGTCTGGTCGTGATCATCGAGATGTTGAGAAAAAGTATCGGGACAGAATTAAACGTTCTACTGCTGAATTGAAGAAGCTCCTTACATTTAAAGGACATCAAAAG CAAAGTATTAATGATGTTCTCCAAGGTGCTACAGAAGAAATTAAAAGATTGCGTAAAAAGATTGATtggttggagaaagaat TGCAATACATGAAACAGAAAGAGCAAATAAACAAAATCAGTTCTTTTCCATCTGATCAACACTTGTATAACAATGAAGAAGAGGAATGGAAACAAGTACAGCAAGCTTCAACCGTTGCAAGACAAAGTGCACGCGATGGGGCTAAAATAGCTACTTTCACAGTGTTGTTCTTATTTTCATTCGTTAATCCAATAGCACTTTTAAGTGGGGAATCAACAGCTTTCGAAGgag ATCATACGTTTCATTCACGAGAATTAATGAGTGAAGGAGAAGAAATTATCACTCCACAACATTCTGCCTTTTCACAACTACTGCGTGTTGGTGTATCCCTGTTGATTTTAATGTTTATGTTATTGAGAGGAAATATTCGATGTAAACCTAACACGAAAATCGTGCAATGTTTTAAAAGTCAGCTAAGAAAGGCGCAGACAATGATTAATAAG CATAATTATGAAGGTGCAAAAAACATTCTTCGTCTCAGTCTTCTCATTATTGGTGATAGATGTCCCAGAACACCCTATGGACAAATCGTGAGTTACATATGGAAGAATATTTGTCATTTGCTATATCAAGCCAGTTTAATGAAAGTGTTAGAAACGATTGGACGTTTAGCGCTTCCTTCTGGCTTATTGCATCCACAAGAGAGAAGTGAAAGACAACATGCTGCAAACTTGTTGATGCACGCCTACCAAAAACTACATGAAATTGCACTAAAAG atgtTTCGTGTACTAACTTGGAAGCGGATTGTTACCTTATGAATGTCATTCATGCTGCAGAAGTATCAGGTGATCATGAACTGTTGTGTACAGCATATGCAACAGCAGCAGTTCATATGAAGGAGAAAGCCTGGCTTTTGTCATCGTTTTTGCAG cattaTTTTGCTGACTGTGCAGATCATCAAGCTTGTTTGGCACGGCAAAATTCGAAAGTAGTTGTACTAGAATGGATATTTGATGGTAAAGGATACGATTACTTTACAAGCGGAGTGTGGGATTTAAAAAAGCGACCTGTTTTCCATactaaag atgacAACTCGAAGTTGGATGaag CTGACTTGCTGCAGACAATTTTTTGTCAATACCAAGAATTCCTACTAGCTGAATCTCTCAAGCGAATTGTTATTCCTGAACCATCATTAAGAAGCGACCAAGATGTGGAGATTGGTCAGTCATTTCTTGCGAGCTTAAAATCTTCTTCAGCGATTCAAAAAATTGATTGGAGTTACATGCGTATTCAGTCGTTGTATTCGTGGTGGGTGTTCGTGTTGAAACTTCTGCAGCGAATCGAGAAACATGAGAGTTTGGATGAACTTGAAGAAACCTTCGAACAGAAGATACATATGTTGGAACAAATTATTACCTACAGCAC gcATGAATTCGTGGTTGCAATAAAATCTGTGTTATCTGCGTATATCTCTATCTTGAATGCACGCAAAAATAACGGGACACACGAATACGAGGCTATGGAAGCGAAAATCCAACATGCTGCTATGTTGGTTAAAAACTTACCCCGCGCGAGTCAAACGGTTGGTACTGTAAATGCAAAAGATATTGAACTGCAAGAG ttaatATCAATAGCATGTTACACAGTAATTATCGAGACAAGATATATCCATTGGCTTATGAATTATCATGGCAACATAACAGAAAAAGAATTGGTGATTTTGCTGCACGagcaagaaagtttaaaaactttttgttcTGCGAATCCCCATGTTAGTACAAAG GTTAAACGTTACGCAACCATCATTGAAGAAATGTCAGGAATGAATAATGCCGAAATACACCGACTGACAAAAAGAAGAGAATTTATGA TTTCAACTTGTCGACAACAAAAACCACGCATAGTCTGCGTGAACTGCTAA